From the Chloroflexus aurantiacus J-10-fl genome, one window contains:
- the opp4C gene encoding oligopeptide ABC transporter permease translates to MKDSQSPWFLFVQRFRKHTMALVGMVILVSITILVAFAPFFTTHDPMQQNLLNRFQPPSATHWLGTDDLGRDLWARILYGGRISLSVGLLAMAVSITLGSLIGLLAGYFGGWVDSVLMRTTEIFLSIPRLFVLIALGMFLRSLDLSMFQAGSFIPIALVIGLLSWMGTARMVRASTLTVREREYVQACRALGGSHRRILLRHILPNIASPIIVSATLGLSGAIISESGLSYLGFGVQLPTPTWGNMLSNTQSQITTAPWAAIFPGFMIFLVVISINYIGDGLRDALDPRHHSR, encoded by the coding sequence ATGAAAGACTCACAATCACCCTGGTTCTTGTTCGTACAACGCTTTCGCAAGCATACTATGGCACTTGTCGGTATGGTCATTCTGGTAAGTATTACCATACTGGTTGCATTTGCGCCCTTCTTCACGACTCATGATCCGATGCAACAGAATCTGCTCAATCGCTTTCAGCCACCATCAGCAACGCACTGGCTCGGCACTGATGATCTGGGACGTGATTTATGGGCACGCATCCTGTATGGTGGACGTATTTCGTTGAGCGTTGGTCTGCTGGCAATGGCTGTGTCGATTACACTTGGTTCTCTCATCGGATTACTTGCGGGATATTTTGGCGGATGGGTTGATAGCGTGCTGATGAGGACAACAGAGATTTTTCTTTCTATTCCGCGATTATTTGTACTCATCGCATTGGGCATGTTTCTCCGTTCTCTCGACCTGTCAATGTTTCAGGCCGGTTCGTTCATACCTATCGCGCTAGTCATCGGTTTGCTTTCCTGGATGGGAACTGCACGCATGGTACGCGCTTCTACCCTCACGGTGCGCGAACGCGAATACGTCCAGGCATGTCGGGCACTGGGAGGTTCACATCGCCGGATTCTACTTCGTCACATTTTGCCAAACATTGCCAGTCCGATCATCGTTTCAGCAACGCTTGGACTCTCTGGTGCCATTATCAGTGAGAGTGGTCTTTCTTATCTTGGCTTTGGCGTACAGCTTCCCACACCTACCTGGGGGAATATGCTCTCTAATACCCAAAGTCAGATTACAACAGCACCCTGGGCGGCCATTTTTCCCGGTTTCATGATCTTCCTGGTAGTTATTTCAATTAATTATATTGGTGATGGTTTGCGTGATGCACTCGATCCGCGCCACCATTCACGCTAG
- a CDS encoding ABC transporter permease — protein sequence MTTYLLRRLLQAVLTLFVVSLILFGLISVTPGGFMTVYAEKSDMTAADLARIRANLGLDDPVPIRYVKWLGNLLKGDWGRSLTSKRPVLEEIGSRLPNTLLLMSLMLICTLLVAIPLGILSAIRQYSWLDNVLTTIAFAGQSLPVFWFGLLLIIVFSVLLRGPDGKPLLPGSGMYTLGEPFSLWDRIRHLILPVTMLTFVSAAEYMRYMRSAMLDVIHEDYIRTARAKGIQEWVVIYKHALRNAIIPLVTLLSLDLPSLFAGALFTETIFAWPGIGRLYFTAALKNDYPLVMAILTIYSALIILSNLLVDLIYAMLDPRIRLS from the coding sequence ATGACTACCTATCTGCTACGACGACTGCTACAGGCAGTACTGACACTCTTTGTAGTCAGCCTGATCCTCTTTGGGCTGATTTCAGTAACGCCGGGTGGTTTCATGACCGTGTATGCTGAAAAATCAGACATGACGGCAGCAGACCTGGCGCGCATCCGGGCAAATTTAGGATTAGACGATCCGGTACCAATACGTTACGTGAAATGGCTCGGAAATCTGCTCAAAGGGGATTGGGGTCGCTCCTTAACGTCAAAGCGCCCGGTATTGGAAGAGATCGGCAGTCGATTACCCAACACCCTATTGCTGATGAGTTTGATGCTGATATGCACACTACTGGTCGCTATTCCGCTGGGAATCCTATCGGCAATCAGACAATACTCATGGCTGGACAACGTACTCACCACGATTGCGTTTGCCGGGCAATCGCTGCCGGTCTTCTGGTTTGGGCTACTTCTGATTATTGTCTTCTCGGTGCTTTTACGAGGTCCAGACGGAAAGCCTCTTCTACCGGGATCAGGTATGTACACTCTCGGTGAGCCATTCTCTCTGTGGGATCGTATCCGTCATTTAATTTTACCGGTGACCATGCTCACCTTTGTCTCCGCTGCCGAATATATGCGCTATATGCGTTCGGCGATGCTGGACGTCATTCACGAGGACTACATTCGCACGGCCCGTGCGAAAGGTATTCAAGAATGGGTCGTTATTTATAAACATGCCTTACGCAATGCGATTATTCCGCTGGTCACCCTGCTCAGCCTCGATCTACCATCACTATTTGCCGGAGCACTATTTACCGAGACGATCTTTGCGTGGCCGGGTATCGGGCGGCTCTACTTCACAGCCGCCCTCAAAAATGACTACCCCCTGGTTATGGCTATTCTTACAATCTATTCTGCTCTGATAATCCTTTCCAACTTATTGGTTGATCTGATCTATGCCATGCTTGATCCACGCATTCGACTGTCATGA